A segment of the Bradyrhizobium sp. CCBAU 53340 genome:
TTGCCATTTCCGGACCTGCGGCCGTCAGCTCTGCGGTGTCGTCTACAGCCATCCACAAGACCGCGCTGCGCGATAGAACCCGATCCGTGCGAGGCGCGACCAAGTCGTGACAGCGCCCCCCGCGCCAGCGGATCTGATCATGACCGAAGCCGAACGCCAGCAGATCGATAAGCGCATCGCGCTGTTGGAGCGCGCCAGCTCTTTGTTCAATCGGTTCGGGGGCTTTATTCCCGTGGCGATCGCATTCCTCAATCGATGGCCGACCAAGGTCGAGCTCTATCCGCACTGGCAAGTCGGCGAATCCTGGAAGTTCTTTCTGGCCAGCTTTCTCTATTTTCTCGCCAGCCTTGCGCTCGACCGCGCGATCACTTTCGCGAAAGCGGGCCTCGATCCATGATCCTGCTCCGCGATTTCGCGCTGTTCGTCCTTCCCGCTTTCGTTGCGGCAGGCGGCTGGCTTTATGCGCTCAGCCTGCGCAGGCAGTTTCGGCCGGACCGCGAGCTTCAGCGCACTGTCGCGAGCTGCGCGCGGACCGAAGCCAGGAAGTGCTCGTAGGCGTGGTCCACAATCTCGTTGAGTGATCGCGTTCGCGCGAAGATCGCCCTGGCTTCGTTAAGAAACTCGTCGCGGGTCGGTATCTTCGGCAAATGCAGATGCGTGAGCGCGTCGACGCCATCATGCGCGCGATTCAGGATGTCATGCAGTGTCGGCAGTTGCAGCTGGGCGAGATCAGCCCGGTGCAGCGCCGACGAGATCGCATGCGCCAGGGCATGAGCGTCGAAGCGGCTGGCAAGCTCGCGAGCGGCGCGATTGATGACGCGCGCGCCGAGCGGCTGCTCGTTGCGCAGCACCAGCTCGGGCGGTGCCTTCATGCTCCAGACGATCCCGAACCAGGACAGGACCTTCAGGGCGTAATAGGTCAGGTCGATCTCCCACCAGCGAAAGCCCTGTCGCACGCTGCTCTGATAGGCGTGGTGGTTGTTGTGCCAGCCCTCACCCAAGGTGAGCAGCGCCAGCAGCCAGTTGTTGCGGGAATCGTCGCCCGTCACGTAGCGCTTGCGCCCATGCACATGGGCGAGCGAATTGATGCAGAAGGTCGCGTGATACAGCAGCACGGTGCTCCACAGGAATCCGACCACGAGGCCGGGCCATCCCGCACCGACGAAGCAGAGCACCGCAAGCACGACCGCCGGCAGCAGTTCGAGCCGATGCAGCCACATCAACTCGGGATAGACAGTGAGGTCGCCGACTTTCACCAGCTCGGTCGCGTCGTGCCGCCGGTCGAAAATCCAGCCGACATGGCTGTAGAGGAAGCCGCGGTGCCGCGGTGAATGCACGTCGTTCTCGGTATCGGAATGCAGATGATGATGCCGATGCTTGGCCGCCCACCACAACACGCTCTTCTGCGCGCTGCTTTGCGCAAGAAAGGCCAGGATGAATTGAAACATCCGGCCGGTCGCAAACGCCTTGTGGGAGAAATAGCGGTGGTAGCCGGCCCCGATCGCGAACATGCGCAGGACATACAGCGACACGCAGATCGCGACGGACTGCCAGGTGATTCCCGACCAGATCGCTGCAACGCAGCCGAGATGGACCAGCAGGAACGGCACGACGGAGGGATACATGATGTCGTCGTGCTGGTCGTCGGCGGGGGCGTTGGGCATTCAGCGTGACCTTGGATCAAAGGGGACTTGGAGTTTGTTCAGAAGCGCCCAGAGCGCCGCGTACGAAAAACCCGCGGTTGGCAGGCCACCGCGGGGCTTGCGAGGTGTTTGCGGATACATTCCGGGCAGGCTGCGTGGCGGATTGATTGCCGCTCACTGGACGCGGATTGTCCGTGCGGACCGAGCCGTTCGTGTACGCAGTCGTCGACCGAAACTCGACCGACTATAGGGTTCCAGGTATTTGGTACGCAAGCTCGTAGTCCCACGGAGGGCGGCGTGCGTCCCTGCGACGCAGGCCTTGCGTGCTGCTGTCGGCCCTGTCCGATCGCGACCTGAACGGACCGATTCCGCAGGGAATTGGCTTGCTCGATCCTGACAGGGTTGCGCCGAGGCGACAAATCCCGGTGCAGGTTGACGTGTATCAACCCGTCTCCACGGCTATGGCGATGTAGTTGGCTAGGCACATGCGGGGAGCATGACGATGGCGAACGCAAGGGTACTCGTGGTCTATTATTCCTGGACCGGTACAACGCGCAAAATTGCCCAATCGATCACGGCTGCGCTGTCCTGTGACTGCGAAGAGATCGTCGAGGTGGGCAGCCGGCGCGGGGTGTTCGGCTATCTGCGATCGGTGATCGAAGCGCGACGTCATATTCCCTCGCGCATCGTCGCTGCAGTCAGGGACCCATCGCTCTACGATCTCGTTGTGATCGGGACGCCGGTCTGGGCTTGGTCGCTCTCTTCGCCCACGCGAGCGTACCTGCTTGCAAACAAGCCGAGACTTCCTGCCGTGGCGTTCTTTTGCACGCTTGGAGGAGCCGGCAGTGACCAGGCTTTTGCCCAGATGCGAGAGCTCGTGGGCAAGAACCCCGTCGATTGTCTCTCGGTCACGGCCCGTGACACGGCGTCGGCCAACGACGCGCCGCGCGTCGCAACATTCGTTGCAGCCTTGCAGCGGGCGCTTGAGGCAAGGCGGACCAGCGCGGTGACGAACGCGGCCTGATTGGTCTGCCCGGCAGCAGGGCTTGAAATCCGGGTTCCGGTGGGGCGGCGGGTTCTCATGCCTTGGCTTCGGGCCCGGGATCCCAGACCGACTTCTCGGCCAAATCCCTTGGCCTTATTGCCTTTTCCGCAGCCAAATTCGTCCTCGGTAACCCGGCATTAACTATCACCGGGCTCTGGTAATTATGGACAATCGCGCCCGGAGCTGTTGTCGAGGCCCTTAGTTTTGACATCTTGGCAGGGAATGCAGGCGGCGGCTTTGGACAGGCCCCCTGTACCCCAGAAAGACAAGGCTTTGAGCGGGCTTGCCGGCCGCGCCGGTTCTGGCGCGGCTATTGGGGAACCGGCCATTTGGCTAGCCGGGGCATTAGGTAACGATCGCCTTGAGAGGAACTTGCTGATGAATCCGGCCGACGTGGCTCAGTCTGCCCTTCCGGTTGCCGCCTCCGCCGACGTGTCGCTGATCGCGCTGTTCTGGCAGGCTCACTGGATCGTGAAATGCGTCATGCTGGGCCTGCTGTCGTGCTCGGTCTGGGTCTGGGCCATCGCGATCGACAAGATCTTCCTCTATGCCCGCACCCGCCGCTCGATGGACCGGTTCGAGCAGGCATTCTGGTCCGGCGAGTCGATCGAGGAGCTCTATCGCACGCTCTCGGCCAAGCCGACCCATTCCATGGCGGCCTGTTTTGTCGCCGCGATGCGCGAATGGAAGCGTTCCTTCGAGAGCCACGCCCGCTCGGTCGCAGGGCTGCAGATGCGCATCGACAAGGTCATGAACGTCTCGATCGCCCGCGAGGTCGAGCGGCTGGAGCGCCGGCTGCTGGTGCTCGCCACCGTCGGCTCGGCCGGCCCCTTCGTCGGCCTGTTCGGCACGGTCTGGGGCATCATGTCGAGCTTCCAGTCGATCGCCGCCTCCAAAAATACCTCTTTGGCGGTGGTGGCGCCCGGTATCGCGGAGGCGCTGTTTGCGACCGCGGTCGGCCTTATCGCCGCCATTCCTGCCACTATTTTCTATAATAAGTTCACGTCCGAGGTGAACCGGCAGGCCCAGCGGCTCGAGGGCTTCGCGGATGAATTTTCAGCCATCCTGTCCCGCCAGATCGACGAACGGGGCTGACGGACGGCATGGATAGTGTGAAGGCGAGATTGGGCACCAAGCCATGGGCATGAACCTAGGCAGTTCGTCCGGAGGCGGCGGGCGCCGCAGCCGGCGCAAGCCGGTCATGGCCGAGATCAACGTCACGCCGATGGTCGACGTGATGCTGGTGCTGCTCATCATCTTCATGGTGTCGGCGCCGCTGCTGACCGTCGGCGTGCCGCTCGATCTGCCGCAGACCCAGGCCAAGAGCCTCGATCAGAGCGACCAGAAACCCATCCAGATGTCGGTCGACATCAAGGGCAAGGTGTTCATTAACGACCAGGAGATCGCGATCGACGATCTGGTCCCGAAGCTGAAGGCGATCACGGACGCGCGCGGCGGGCTCGAGGAACGCATTTATCTCCGCGCCGACAAGAAGGCGGATTACGGCACCGTGGCCCAGGTGATGGGCCGGCTGTCGGGCGCGGGCTTCAAGAAGCTGGCGCTCGTCACCGAAGCGGATCAGGGGTCTTAGGCCAGTGAAGGTGAAGGTCGACAAGACACTGGTTGCGTCGATTGCCCTCCACGTCCTCGTGCTGGGATGGGGCCTGCTCACCTTTAGCAGCAAGGCATACATCGCGCAGGAGTCGCTTCCGGTCGACATCATCTCCAGCGATCAGCTCGCGCGGATCATGTCGGGGCAGAAGACCGGCGACAAGAAGGAGCCGAAGCCAAAGGTCGAGAAGATCGCCGAGGCAAAGCCCGAGGAAGATGCCGTCGGCAAGGTCACCGAGAAGAAAGAGCTGATCAAGACCAATTCGACCCCCGACACGCCGCCCAAGCCCGTCGAAAAGCCGGTCGAGAAGAAGCCCGATCCGCCCAAGCCGGTCGCCGAGACCAAGCCGAAGGAAGAGCCGAAGCCGCAGGAAAAGAAGCCTGACCCGGCCAAGGAAGATCCGATCGCCGAGCTTCAGAAGAAGCTGGAGACCAAGAAGCCGCCGCCCAAGCCCGTGGAGCAGAAGGTCGCCGCGGTGCAGCCGCAGCCGAAGCCCAAGGAGCGCACCTTCGACCCCGCGCAGATTGCCCGTGACCTCGACAAGCGGGCTGCCACCCGGCACGAGCTGACGGGGGCAGCGCTGAATGCATCCGCCTCATTGGGCTCGACATCAGGGACGGCCGCAAGCAACGTTGCGACCTGGCAGGGAGCTTTTGTTGCAGCTGTCAAGCACTGCTTCAATTTCCCTTACGATGCTCAGGACAAGGATCAGTTTGCCGCCGACATCGACATACAGATGCGTCCCGATGGCACGCTCGCTTCAGTGCCTGTGATCGTCGCCGTACGAGGACCGTCTCGGACAATTGCAAATGCGATGGCGGAGAGTGCCAAGCGTGCTATCCAAGAGTGTCAGGCCTACGCATTCTTGCCCAAGGCCCAGTACGATACTTGGAAAACGATTGCGCTGACTTTCGATATGAAAGATCAGCAGTAGATGAGACGTAAATTGACTCAGGTGCACAAGATGCCATTTCTGACGCGACGTGGGTTCATCGCGGCCGCGGGATCGACAGTCACTCTGCTGGCCGGACGCGCCGCAATCGCGCAGGGGCGGATTCAAGTCGGTCCCGGCGGATTCCAGCCCATCTCGATCGCCATCACCAATTTCGTGCCGGGCTCGCCCGCCGACGGCGATGTCAGCAATGGCGTCACGCAGGTCATCACCAACAATCTGAAGCGCTCGGGCCTGTTTGCCCCAATCGACCAGGCTGCCTTCATCGAGCGCATCAGCAACATCGACGTCGCGCCGCAATTCCAGAACTGGAAGACGCTCAACGCGCAGGCCCTCGTCACCGGCCGCATGACGCGGCAGCCGGACGGTCGCCTCAAAGCCGAATTCCGCCTGTGGGACGTCCTGTCCGGCCAGCAGCTCGCCGGCCAGCAATATTTCACCTCGCCGGAATATTGGCGCCGGATCGCCCACATCATCTCCGACCAGATCTACGAGCAGATGACCGGCGAGAAGGGCTATTTCGACAGCCGCGTGGTGTTCGTCGACGAGACCGGGCCGAAGGAGCGGCGCGTCAAGCGGCTCGCCATGATGGACCAGGACGGCGCCAATGTGCGCTATCTCACCCGCGGCTCCGACCTCGTGCTGACGCCGCGCTTCTCGCCGAACTCGCAAGAAATCACCTACATGGAGTTCGGGCAGGGCGATCCGAAGGTCTATCTCTTCAACATTGAGACCGGCCAGCGCGAGATCGTCGGCAACTTCCCGGGCATGACCTTCGCGCCGCGCTTCTCGCCGGACGGCCAGCGCGTCATCATGAGCCTGCAGCAGGGCGGCAATTCCAACCTGTTCGTGATGGACCTTCGCTCGCGCTCGACCACGCGCCTCACCGATACGCCGGCAATCGACACGTCTCCGTCCTACTCGCCTGATGGCACCCGCATCTGCTTCGAATCCGATCGCGGCGGCCGGTCGCAGATCTATGTCATGGCGGCAGGCGGCGGACAGGCGCAGCGCATCTCCTTCTCCAAGGATGACAACAACGCGACCTATTCGACGCCGGTATGGTCGCCGAAGGGCGACTACATCGCCTTCACCCGGCAGGGCGGCGGGCAGTTCTCGATCGGCGTCATGAAGCCCGACGGCACCGGCGAGCGGCTCCTCACCTCTGGCTATCACAATGAAGGCCCGACCTTTTCGCCGAACGGCCGCGTGCTGATGTTCTTCCGCGATCCCGGCGGCAACGCCGGGCCGTCGCTGTACTCGGTCGACATCTCCGGTCGCAACGAGCTGAAGGTGCCGACGCCGGGCTTCGCTTCCGATCCGGCGTGGTCGCCGCTGTTGTCCGCCACCGCGGGCCAATAGGCCGAATTTCGATCGCGCGTTGGCAACGCGCGATCTTTCGAAAAAGAATCGCCGATTTTTCGGGTTTCCGTGCGCGCGGCAAGCTTTCCTTTACCTTGCGCCCGGCAAGGCTTGCCTAGTTGCTTGATATTTCAGCAGAAATAGTTTCGCTATTGCCGAAAAACAACTCGACTTTAACGATGTTCCCTCAGAAAGGCTTCATCTGATGTGGGTAAAAGTACGCGCCGAACAGGACGCGCGTACAAACGAAGATGCAGTTCGCAAGCCAGACCGGAAAATCCGATCGAGGACAGGCCGCGCCCACGGCGGCGGCGGCGCTGAATGATTCTCTGTTCGAAGCGCCTGCTCCGCTGTTTGCGGGAATCGTCTTCGTCGCCATCGGGGCGGCCATCACCGCGCTGAGGACCGGACAGATTCTGACCTGGTCGACGGTGGCGCTGATCATCCTGGCCGGAGCGCTCCGCCTGTTCGACATGCTGCGCTTCCTGCCTCGCAAATCGAGCCTGAGCGCGCAGGACGCCGATCTCTGGCAGAGGCGCTACCTGATCGGGGCGCTGATCCAGGCCGCTGCCATTGGAATATGGTGCGGCCTGGCACTTGTGAGCACCGACGACGCCGTCGTCCACATGATCGCTCTGTCCATCACCACGGGGATCGTCGGTGGAGGCGCGGGACGAGCCTACGGGCGGCCGTCGATCTACTGGCTGCAGGCCGGCCTCATGTTCGCTCCCGCGGTCATCGCGCTG
Coding sequences within it:
- a CDS encoding flavodoxin, producing MTMANARVLVVYYSWTGTTRKIAQSITAALSCDCEEIVEVGSRRGVFGYLRSVIEARRHIPSRIVAAVRDPSLYDLVVIGTPVWAWSLSSPTRAYLLANKPRLPAVAFFCTLGGAGSDQAFAQMRELVGKNPVDCLSVTARDTASANDAPRVATFVAALQRALEARRTSAVTNAA
- the tolR gene encoding protein TolR produces the protein MGMNLGSSSGGGGRRSRRKPVMAEINVTPMVDVMLVLLIIFMVSAPLLTVGVPLDLPQTQAKSLDQSDQKPIQMSVDIKGKVFINDQEIAIDDLVPKLKAITDARGGLEERIYLRADKKADYGTVAQVMGRLSGAGFKKLALVTEADQGS
- a CDS encoding protein TolA, whose product is MKVKVDKTLVASIALHVLVLGWGLLTFSSKAYIAQESLPVDIISSDQLARIMSGQKTGDKKEPKPKVEKIAEAKPEEDAVGKVTEKKELIKTNSTPDTPPKPVEKPVEKKPDPPKPVAETKPKEEPKPQEKKPDPAKEDPIAELQKKLETKKPPPKPVEQKVAAVQPQPKPKERTFDPAQIARDLDKRAATRHELTGAALNASASLGSTSGTAASNVATWQGAFVAAVKHCFNFPYDAQDKDQFAADIDIQMRPDGTLASVPVIVAVRGPSRTIANAMAESAKRAIQECQAYAFLPKAQYDTWKTIALTFDMKDQQ
- a CDS encoding acyl-CoA desaturase — its product is MPNAPADDQHDDIMYPSVVPFLLVHLGCVAAIWSGITWQSVAICVSLYVLRMFAIGAGYHRYFSHKAFATGRMFQFILAFLAQSSAQKSVLWWAAKHRHHHLHSDTENDVHSPRHRGFLYSHVGWIFDRRHDATELVKVGDLTVYPELMWLHRLELLPAVVLAVLCFVGAGWPGLVVGFLWSTVLLYHATFCINSLAHVHGRKRYVTGDDSRNNWLLALLTLGEGWHNNHHAYQSSVRQGFRWWEIDLTYYALKVLSWFGIVWSMKAPPELVLRNEQPLGARVINRAARELASRFDAHALAHAISSALHRADLAQLQLPTLHDILNRAHDGVDALTHLHLPKIPTRDEFLNEARAIFARTRSLNEIVDHAYEHFLASVRAQLATVR
- the tolQ gene encoding protein TolQ, whose product is MNPADVAQSALPVAASADVSLIALFWQAHWIVKCVMLGLLSCSVWVWAIAIDKIFLYARTRRSMDRFEQAFWSGESIEELYRTLSAKPTHSMAACFVAAMREWKRSFESHARSVAGLQMRIDKVMNVSIAREVERLERRLLVLATVGSAGPFVGLFGTVWGIMSSFQSIAASKNTSLAVVAPGIAEALFATAVGLIAAIPATIFYNKFTSEVNRQAQRLEGFADEFSAILSRQIDERG
- the tolB gene encoding Tol-Pal system beta propeller repeat protein TolB gives rise to the protein MPFLTRRGFIAAAGSTVTLLAGRAAIAQGRIQVGPGGFQPISIAITNFVPGSPADGDVSNGVTQVITNNLKRSGLFAPIDQAAFIERISNIDVAPQFQNWKTLNAQALVTGRMTRQPDGRLKAEFRLWDVLSGQQLAGQQYFTSPEYWRRIAHIISDQIYEQMTGEKGYFDSRVVFVDETGPKERRVKRLAMMDQDGANVRYLTRGSDLVLTPRFSPNSQEITYMEFGQGDPKVYLFNIETGQREIVGNFPGMTFAPRFSPDGQRVIMSLQQGGNSNLFVMDLRSRSTTRLTDTPAIDTSPSYSPDGTRICFESDRGGRSQIYVMAAGGGQAQRISFSKDDNNATYSTPVWSPKGDYIAFTRQGGGQFSIGVMKPDGTGERLLTSGYHNEGPTFSPNGRVLMFFRDPGGNAGPSLYSVDISGRNELKVPTPGFASDPAWSPLLSATAGQ